Proteins from a single region of Candidatus Omnitrophota bacterium:
- a CDS encoding radical SAM protein produces the protein MKVTFLDLPNFLGRQNVERVFGCTYTLYPMPNIFSLLNAAIIRDSGIKVRYIDMANEGWKLKKFTRFINNDDSDAYVFHSVNLSVKSDIFAHSLIRREKPSVALIYTGPAPTYFTGSFLTDNNTFVVRGESDYTLRDLVLRLENRQKVFGGLNGISYLDGGNIINNPMRPLIDDLDALPFPARDLLNNNLYYNPKLDRRPFTAMQTSRNCSYRCSFCVPNSFNFARELEHKKFNANLKPPVRVRSAANVIQEFRLLKDQGYKAVSIIDDQFLWQEERTVSICRGIRELGIEWGCLARADHISDKIAEELRLAGLKYIDLGIESFNQNVLNDVCKDLDVERAYQAIDILKSRGILVKINLILGISPLQDKAVILDDIARARKIGVDAVMFSIATPFPGTVFFERAKLNRWIVNKEYRPESVQSKAIIDYPGLTHKELDSLVRKANLSFYFAPKFILKNIKRIFSPLSLYRGILALKRKFL, from the coding sequence ATGAAAGTAACTTTTTTGGATTTACCTAATTTTCTGGGAAGACAGAATGTGGAGAGGGTTTTTGGGTGCACGTATACCCTTTATCCTATGCCCAACATATTTTCTTTGCTGAATGCGGCAATAATCAGAGATTCTGGTATTAAGGTAAGGTACATAGATATGGCCAATGAGGGATGGAAATTAAAGAAGTTTACCCGGTTTATTAATAATGATGATAGCGATGCCTATGTATTTCATTCCGTAAATCTTTCTGTTAAATCCGATATATTTGCCCATTCTTTGATTAGAAGAGAAAAACCGTCTGTGGCTTTGATTTATACCGGTCCGGCACCTACGTATTTTACTGGCAGTTTTCTGACAGATAATAATACATTTGTGGTAAGGGGAGAGAGTGATTATACCTTAAGGGATTTAGTCTTGCGCCTAGAGAATCGGCAAAAGGTGTTCGGCGGTTTAAACGGAATATCCTATCTAGATGGGGGTAATATTATAAATAATCCTATGCGTCCCTTGATAGATGATTTAGATGCTCTGCCTTTCCCAGCCAGGGACCTCCTGAACAATAATCTGTATTATAACCCTAAGCTGGATAGGCGGCCGTTTACTGCCATGCAGACTTCCAGGAATTGTTCCTACAGGTGTAGTTTTTGCGTGCCTAATTCTTTTAATTTTGCAAGGGAACTGGAACACAAAAAATTCAACGCCAATCTTAAACCCCCGGTTAGGGTCCGTTCGGCAGCAAATGTAATACAGGAATTCAGGCTGCTTAAAGACCAGGGGTATAAGGCGGTAAGCATAATAGATGACCAGTTTCTTTGGCAGGAAGAGAGGACTGTGTCTATATGCCGGGGTATCAGGGAATTGGGTATTGAATGGGGGTGCCTGGCCAGGGCTGATCATATTAGCGATAAAATCGCTGAAGAATTGAGACTGGCAGGCTTAAAATATATAGATTTAGGCATAGAATCGTTTAACCAGAATGTTCTTAATGATGTCTGTAAGGACCTGGATGTGGAAAGAGCTTATCAGGCAATTGATATTTTAAAAAGTCGCGGTATACTTGTAAAGATCAACCTGATATTGGGCATTTCACCTTTACAGGATAAAGCTGTTATATTGGATGATATTGCCAGGGCAAGAAAAATAGGTGTTGATGCTGTTATGTTTTCTATAGCTACGCCTTTCCCGGGTACGGTATTTTTTGAGAGGGCAAAGCTTAACCGGTGGATTGTTAATAAAGAGTACAGGCCGGAAAGTGTGCAGTCTAAGGCAATAATAGATTATCCAGGCCTGACACACAAGGAGCTGGATAGCCTTGTAAGGAAGGCAAACTTATCATTTTATTTTGCACCCAAGTTTATATTGAAGAACATTAAAAGAATATTCAGCCCATTAAGTCTTTATCGGGGCATACTTGCTTTAAAAAGAAAGTTTTTATAA